aacaaatatgAATGGCTTGCAGTTCTGTCATTGATCCACCAAATTTGACTTGAAGACTAAatcacttaaaataataatacattaaaaaaataaatgtcttttttttttccattccatTTAAAATGGAGCAGATATATCTCAAGATATCGCCCAAACAGAACAAGTGATATGATATAGTTATACGTTGACTAATTGGTTAACCACTAGAGAGATGGAAACTTTTCAACTTACCATATTTCAGTTCACAGATCTGACTGTCCTTCTTTTTGAGCTTTTCACAGATTTTTTCCACTGGCACATGGTTACTCATCGGTTTGGAAACTTCATTGATTATTTTTGTTGCTGCATCACTTGTTGCCCCTATATAGTAACACTGCAcattcacaaaacattaaaaggaagtataaacaaactaaaattatggAAGATAAAAGGAATATTTCAGCCgataatgaaaatttgctgaactatatctcaagtcatccaagatgcagatgagtttgtttcttcatcagatttgaagaaatgtagcattacatcacttgctcaacaatggatcctctgcagtgaatgggtgccgtcagaatgagagtccaaacagatgataaaacatcacaataattcacaagtaatccactccagtccatcaataaactacttgtgaagtgaaaaatagcatgtttgtaagaaatcaatccatcattaagacgtttttaacttcaaaatgtTGCTTCAGGCTAAATACTTGTCTCGTTTCTTCGAGAAATATGCACTGAttaagcaccgtttacaagtgaaaacggTCCATAACAgctctaaataaatatgttggtgggttctgatgtgagaggacaacaggagattgatttttttacatgaaaaaacgTTATTACTGAAAGAAGTATTCTGCTCAGTAGTGAAGGTTTGAAAAtgccttaataatggatttgtttcttatacaCTGAagtagtgtggattattgtgtgtttttaatcagctgtttggactctctttctgacggcacccattcactgcaggggatccattgCGGAGCAAGGTGatgaaatgctgaatttctccaaatctgatggagaaacaaactcatatacatctTTGAGTAAATTGTTGATTTTTGGGCAAACTGATCTTTAAGCACACACTTacaaatctgttttcttttcctttgGCCTCTTTGCAAGATTTTAGAAGAGCATTTTCGATGGAGTCACTGTTGAACTTGACATCGTTGTCTTGTAGCGTCTGGTAAAACCGTTCCAGGAAACCCACACAGACTGCAATGCAACAATCATACACAAAgaagttatattaaataaaatgagtcACATTTATGAAAATAGATAGCATAGTATAGTCAATTATTCATGTCCCCTTTGTAAATAACAGAATAAGCAATTATGACCAAAAGGTTATTTGAACAGGTGTCCTATCCAGATATGATGAAGTACTTATTATTGATAATAAGCTGCGTACAGTATGATATTTTTACTTAAAAGAAAACCTAATTTACAAAATTACATAAACAACCgcctttaaaaacacaaaaatacacaataaaaaaacacgTTATAATGCATTCCATTTAAAATTTTGCATACCGGTATATTATAAACGtacattattacaaaaacacGTTTATCCTAACAGCACATTAAACCccttaaaaataattactgaTGCAATAATTGCAGTAGTTACAGGAAACAtaactagtaataataataataataataataataataataataataataataataaattaaaatacacagCATAAACTAAAGAAGATGCATGAAGCGCAGATGTGAGATGCTCATGACAGGAAACGTGTTTCCTGCACGTTTTGTTTTTAATACTATGAACATATTAATCAAACTCACCTTCACACTCTCCATCCTTTAAAGCTTCAGTGCAGCTCGGCACCAGCGCCAGGGCCAGTGCCACAGAAAGCCCACTCAAATATATCATTCTAAAACCAAACAAACGCGTTTAACTGCTTAAACAGACTATGGGCAAGTACTAAACTAGGTTTTGAAATACCATTAAAGATACCGGCTCGACAACATGCAATGTATCGTTTCAACAGCGCTTCCTATTGAAAGGGCCCGCCCACTGTCCCTTCTGATTGGTTACCGTTCCACTCTTCGCGCGTCTATTGGCTGGCTCGTGACGTCGCAACACGCATTCTTTTCTGAATGCATGTGCAGAGCTTATCCAGGGAGTGAGTCCAGTTGGCGGCCTGTGATTGGTTGTGGAGGTGAATTCTCTTGGTGACGATTTAGGGCTTGTTGACGTGTTGGTGCACCAGCGCCATGTTTGTAGTTCTTTGTCGTCCGTTTGTCAGTTAACTCATCATTCGAGTGGACGAAACGAGATATTAATGTTTATGTTACTAAGACTATTACAAAAGAAGACTATTTTGGCTGTGAAATTTCTCACCCATTATAAGTAACGTTACTGTGGCGGTCTGAAGACAATACCATCCAACATAGAGGTTTTCACACACCTGAATTTAACTTCAAAATAATTTTACTAGCTCTTCAAATAATAAAACCACACTAGCCTTCATTCAGGAAAGCGTTACCGAACTGAGTTCTCTACTATTAGGTCTGTTCCCACCAAGAAAGACTATTTAGCGGAAACTaacaacctgaaaaaaaaaaaaaaaaaaaaaaaactatagtaatTTAATActagtgtttttgaaccattcTTTACAGTaaagtgtattatactgtatatattatagtatttacaacaGTTTGTTAATGAATGCTACAGCATACTGTGGTGTTAACAATAgtgaactgataaactgtaataaatactataatttacTTAAGTTTTTACTATAGTAAACTTTAGTGTATTGTAGTATAAACTGTATAATATACTCTATTTTGATATTGTATTGTTATAGCTGTTGTGTGAATGTTTTGATTCCGTTCAATttagtgggattttttttttaacttgatgaTTACCGTATAGCTACCATTTGATCTTTCTTAtggtatggaagcttgtttcaaccaaataaaaaatgttaatagcaactttctttctctcacaagttcatttcttattatttcttattGTACTATTTGCGAATTGCAAGCTATAAATTGAGAAATGTaagaaagtctgaattgtgaaatacaAACTGGCTATCGGTGAGGAACAAATTGGAAtgtatgtgattaaaaaaattgtgatacaataattcaattactttttttttctagtggCAGAAACAAGGTTCAACAAAATGGCCCTTTATGGATATTTCATAATGTTGTaaatattcagaataaaaaaaaaaagaaagaaatgttgatTGTATACTGAGAATTTAAACTCTATcccaaagaaagaaaggaaggcaGATATCAGTCGATAAAACATTATCTTTAATATTAGGCATTATTAATGAATTACACGTCACAGCGGTTAAGTGAGTaggaaaaaaatgtgtatttacatcTAAAATCCACACCACATTTATTCATGCTAGCACAATATATACAGaaaaaatactttgagaatactTGTACAAAGGTTTTCGTAGTTCTGCATGGTAAAACCAAACGCTCTTCAGATTTcaatgcaaaatacacaaaataactgTAGTGATTAGGccattgaaagatttttttttttttttttccatgttcgcagtttaattttaaaaacacatttacatcagAAAGTACAAGGCAGACAATTAATTTCAGTCTATACATGATTTGTCCCTCTTGACCATATAAATACAAAGCTTTTGAAGGATTATATACACGAAATAAAGCCAAACATAATGTGTGGTACGAACTGTAATGCAGACCAGAGCGTTTAGTATCTTTACTCATATGTACAGAGACTTTGCAATCAATCCTTTCAGCAAAATACAGGAAAACAAACCCAATTTGTAATTAGCAATTCACATTAATCACTGTTTAGATGAACAGAAGGTCTTGAATTATAGATGCTGATCAGGGCAtcatgtcaaaaataaaatgtcacccTCAATCTGAAACTGAATCCAAAACTGTAGGTTTGCCTCCACAGAGATAtcaaacatgtaaaatatgtacactcttttttttttacatggttgTTTGTGCCAAATGAGCAACCTTAATTTGATGAATTGTGATTATAATACGTTTTAAACTTCTTTTCCTGCTTGAATATGCAAGCAAAATTAGAATGGGGAATAAATACAGGACGCACAGTATCCGTCAGTCTGTATTTACATGCAAAATGTCTAGAAAGCCTTAATAAGAAATGCTCAAAACAATAAATAGTAATGCTTTTTAGTTAATCAGTGCTAATATTCACAGAATGGGCTGTCACAGATACACTCTCTCTTATAACACTCGATCTTTGCATAGATTCCAGTTCCTTCCCTGATCATTCAATATTTAATGTGTATAAAGTGATTTATTAACCTTAACACATTAtggttaatataaataattattaataacttatCAGTCAAACCATTTCTATATGTCTTTGGAGACATAACACTCTTACTTCATCATTATATGTCTATAATTAAGTAAACAAAAACCaataataaaacatcataatCTACAAATACATAGATTATCACCGGTTACCTAAATTTTACTTTAGGAATAAGTGCATACATATGAATAGACAGAATGGAGATACATTTGCAGTGTATGTCTGACTGAAGGAAAACAGATGTAATGTTATGAATTAGAGAGTCTATCTAAAGAAGATCCTCTATCAAAACATTCGCACGGCTTTCCCTGGCCATAAAAAGGCCTTTAGTGATGAACTATCAGTCATATCAGCCATTAAGATAACATGCATTTCTCTCTGTACATATACTGCAATGAACAGTACAGTTTTCATATCACAAAAACGGTGTTGAGTTTGCGTTAAACTTGCCTTTTGCCTTTGATATTCTTGAAGTATTGGTGTTGAAGTACATTTCATACTACGAgcagccttaaagggttagttcacccaaatattaaaattatgacgctcatgtcgttccaagcccgtgagacctccgttcatctttggaacgacatgagggtgagtcattaatgacatcattttaatatttgggtgaactaaccttttaattaTATGCTTTCGTGTTTGTAAGCCAGgacttttcataaataaaaataacttttcaaacCCATAACGTATTTTTGTAATTAAGTGAtgtaaaaccaaattaaaccacATCAATTTGTGTAGGTCTAACAGTGCAGAAAAAAATAAcgttaaaaatagattttaccaTTTGTCGCTTTCTTGGATGCATTTTTCTAGCTTTCTTTTGGAAAACGGGCCAGCAGACTTAAGTTTTTCCTGCCACTTAAGTTTACTCCAGACTCaatatgcagtgttttccttAAAGCAGATACAATTAACAGTTTCACATGACATGAAATGCTAGTTAATGGAGCTGTAGATGAGGatgtgtaaatatacagtacaagCAATATCTCTACCAGACCCTCCCTTCAAGTGATGTAGTGTAATATTATCACCGTCATTGAAGAGAACATGCACACTGTACATAaaaatttgcttttaaataaCGTTCAAGTCGTCAGAAGTTAATATGCAAAGAACATCAGGTACCGAATTTGTATCTATCGGCAGCATAAAGACTTCACTCAGCtcacaacataaaacacactcatgaATCTTGCCTTGATTCTATCTTTAGAAATGTGTGATATAATCTTTAATAGcaatatagtatattatatcaTCTAAGGTATATTTATTCTAActatctttttgtatttttttatactttacaaTTATATTAAAGTCTTGGAATCTTATAACAGCTCTATCTAAAAATATACTTCTTTATGAAAATGTCAACTCAGAGGAACGGAAATCAATTCCCAAAAGGAACCTACTGAGACTGAAAGCCGCTTTACTGTGAGGAGACATCTGTGAAATGGCTTTGATTTAACAGTGCTTTGGTTGTTGTGTTATTAGCGTAACGGGGTAGTAGCGTTGAGAGTGGTTGATTTGCTTTCGCAGCACGGCAATATTGTGGGTGTAATGAGGCTTTAAGAAGATTGTAAAAGCCTCTTACTGTCACATCAGTGCAGATTCTCTCTGAGGAGAAGCTTCCTGCAACCATGCAGGAAGTAGCAGACGCTCTGTTAAGTGTTTTTAGGTTGGTAATGAAGTGTTAGTATGTTATATCAACTGCTGTGTTATTAAAACCACATCTGAGGCTTTTGCATTGGACTGGGAAGTATCTTGTCAGAAGAAATTAGAATTCTGTCAATTAAGTCTGAAATCCACCCTTATGTGGGCTACCAAGATGAAAGTgaacttaatttaaattttagcCACTATTTACGGAACCACAGATCCACTTTTGACcactttcttatatttttttattagataataataataaaaaaatttaaaaaaactttttatggacaaaaaaaaaaagaaggtatttAGTGCTCCAAGGTTAAGTGCCAACATGCAACCCAACCAGAGCAACATCTATTGAAAAGGTTTATCAACACTCTTTTTAAAGTTGTATGATGTTAATCAATCAAAACTATTGTAATGATGATTATGAAGTGTTAACAAGTTGTAGACCTTGACAAGAGGTGTATCTCCCTCTTAGGACATGAAACGCTTGGATCTTGTACACCTGAAAACCACCTGAATGTTCGGTTTCATCTGAAAGTCTGTTTTCATACCTTTCGGGACCATATCTATATTATCCAATCAATAAACTGATACTAATGAGGGGAAGTAGCTTGGGCTCTACAAGCTGTTTGAACTCAAGGTTCCTGGGCAACTCCCAATCAAAAACCACTAAGCATACAACAAAGCATGTAGAAACTCAGCAACATGTCAAGCACTTCTTATAAGGTTTCAAAATACCTACACTGGATACATGGTAAGTAGAGTAGATGTTCAAACCCAACAGTTCTTTGGATTTTCCCAAAACCCAACCACCTATCACACTAAAGCTTAACCTTACTCTTCATTTATTCTTCACTGATGCCATGTTCCCAGGCCACCTTGGCCTGCTCCTCCTTGTTAGTGAGCAAAGGCTGGGAGATCTTGCGGAGCATTGGCCTTGGAACCGGCCTCAGGTCTTCCTCAGGGATACACCCTTCCCTCGGGTAAGGTTTGAGAGGCAGAGCAGGTGCAAGCTCATGGTGGTGGTAGTGCGGATGGGTGATGTGTATTGCATGGGGGTGGGGATGGTGAAGATGGAGGTGATGATGGTGGTGCCCATCGGTGGGCATCCCTGGGGTTACGCCCAATGGGGCTGAATGACTACGGCAGGGAGTGGGTTTGAGAGGGTCCAGAACTTCAGGCTCGGAGACGCTGTAGCGCACAGGTAGGTAGGGACTCTCCGCTTCCTCCGTGTCTGTTGTCCAGGCCTGGCTGCTCGGCATCGAGTCCAAGGTGTCGGCTCGAGCCGGAGGCTCGGAGGAGGACTGGGCGAAGTTGCTCTCGCTCAAGGAGGAGACACCACTGCTGGCGCTGCCGGACAAGGTGGAATTACTGCCATCCAGGCCCGATTGTGGACTGGTGGGTGAGGCAGGTATAGGGTGCAGGGGCGACTGGTGAGGAAAGGTAAACAAGgtgtttatatacaatatattgcaTTAGCAACTTATATGTTGCTGTGTTAAAATGGCCAGTAGAATaacattaaagaaagaaaaaaaagagatatctTTATAAtaagcaattatagaccaatatcaaatcttccttttataggaaagattattgaaattgtaatttttatcaGCTGAACAACTACTTAAAATGTTCAATCtagtttccgaccgcatcacagcacaaaGACAgtgctcattaagataataaattatattcgctttaattctgattctggcaaaatatcagtgctggtactaCTAGATCTTAGGGCTGCTTTAGACAATGTccatcataacatacttctagagATACTgaaaaactgggtcgggctttctgggatggtactcagatagttcaggtcatacttagaagggagagttTATTATGTGAgcataggagagcataagtctaagtggacgtccaatAAAGCggagtgccacaaggctcaaTACTtacaccgctcttgtttagcctgtatatgctcccactaagtcaaataatgagaaagaaccaaactGCCTATcaacagctatgctgatgatacccagatttacatAGACGTTtcgccaaatgactacagccccattgcctccctctgccaatgcattgattaaattaacagttggatgtgccagcTGAGAAAAGGAGAAAACTCAAGAATtgtatttggaaacaaagatgaagttctaAAGGTGAATGcattgactctaggggtcaaacaactaagaagtcaagtcaggaatcttggtgtgattctggagaaagaccttagtttcagtagtaaTGTCAAAGTGACAAAATCAGcatactgtcatttcaaaaactTTGCACGAATTAGATGTTtagtttccagtcaagacttggagaaagttgttcatgcctttatcaccactagggtggactattgtaatggtctccaCACAGGCCTTCCCAAGAAGAttattagacagctgcagctcatccagaacgctgctgccaggattctgactagaaccagaaaatctgagcatatcacaccagtcctcaggaccttacactggcttccagttacatttaggattgatattaaagtacttttacttgattagAAATCACTCAATGCCCTAGGACCTAAATACACTGCTTTACTGAATATAAACTTAACAGACCATTTAGATCATTAGTCAGAAATCTTCACACAAAACAAGctttcagaagagatcagatgtgctaatgtgcacatttacatttaaatctagactcaagaatcatctgtttagctgtacatttattgaatgagcactgtgctacgTCCGAactaattgtattgtatgttatgtataatcattttttatttttaaatgttaatttttttttatcattttaaaagttttgaaattgttttattgttgtgagcactttaaattaccattgtgtatgaaatgtgctatatactgtaaataaacttgccttgccatTAGAAATACCTAGAAGCAAGGTTGCTCAATCCACCTCCTTGAGAACTCATTATGCacagtttagttccaaccctgcttTATCACACTTGTTAATCTTTCCATGAACTTccagggatagttcaaccaaaaatgaaaattattttattaacttgaCTACTAACCTACGTTAGACTGAATAGTCCAGGAATGAAACTCTATTTGCATTCTACTTGgtttgttcaatttaatgttcCCAATCAGATTAAGTACTCAAAACCAGGACATATTCAATGAATGCTGCATCTGTGACCTGTGCGTGTCCTCATCTTAGCCCACCCCCTCCCCAGTACCACCTGTCTAGATTTTCTTTTCTCTagcatcatcagcagcagcatgtTTCCTTAATTTTATGATCCGAGCATTTAGCAGAAGGAAGTCTAACTGCTGTGCATTAGCAGCAGCTTATCAGATCTAGTCTAGACCAAACCTATGCACATTCTATTTACAATATTAAAGATTTTAAACTCTATCAGGAGAGTTCTCATGACTGAAATCTATTCATAATTTCAAAAATGATTTGTTGGTGTACATTAgacacttttatatattttacagaacAATAACACTTTTCAttccaaatacatttaaatatttctctattttaactttctattttaGTTCGCCTTCCCATCTAGGGGTCTAACAAATGTGGCACTGTATATTATCAATATTGTTGGCTCTTGGCAAATTACTTTTGCTTTATTTTCTTATTCACTTGGTATAaatgtgtctgctaaattaacaaatgtaaaagtttttttctgtataacTGAATCCTTCAAATTTCGTTTTACAAATTTTCATCCAACTGATCTACAGAGAAAATACAACTCATGCACATAAATTCACAAACATATAATAATTGCACAAGTGATGCA
This DNA window, taken from Carassius auratus strain Wakin chromosome 22, ASM336829v1, whole genome shotgun sequence, encodes the following:
- the LOC113039824 gene encoding mesencephalic astrocyte-derived neurotrophic factor-like, whose protein sequence is MIYLSGLSVALALALVPSCTEALKDGECEVCVGFLERFYQTLQDNDVKFNSDSIENALLKSCKEAKGKENRFCYYIGATSDAATKIINEVSKPMSNHVPVEKICEKLKKKDSQICELKYDKQVDLSSVDLKKLKVKDLKKILEEWGESCKGCVEKSDFIRKINELMPKYAPNAAKARTDL